In Triplophysa rosa linkage group LG2, Trosa_1v2, whole genome shotgun sequence, the genomic window taataagcaagattttaaagttaacacgatgctttataggtaaccagtgcaaggttgacagaaccgggctaatatgttcatacttttttgtacgtgtaagaactccagctgccgcgttttggaccagttggagtgaTTTGATTGTTCAAGGTCTCCAGCGAAAGCAGGAGAGAATCAGGATCAAGGAGAGGAGGAACAAGCGAAGAACAAAACCATCGGGAATCAACGAGGAATATGATTTCCAAAGCTACAGAAATTATTCAATTGATTCGGCAGCAAGAACGTATCAATAAGAAAATGATGAGGCTTGCAAGGGAAATATTCATAGAAGATGACTTTTGTTCTAATTTATAGGTAACCACAGCCGAGGTTAACTCTTTGGGTTCACAGGAAGAGTTAGCGCTGGCTGTTGAGGTAAATTGTACTCTGTAATAGAGATTAGGCTACTGCACCATATAGATTTGCAGGATGTTGTTTTGACACCTCCACTCTTAAGAGAAAGGTGAAAAGGTCAGCGGTTAAGACCGCTTAGGTGTTAGAAATGTAAAGGGTGTGAAGCCTTCCCCATGTATAGGTTTGCAAATGGGGGGAAAAAGATTTCAACTGCCATAAACTCGAGATGTTATCTCCAGTGTGGTTAAAGGTGTTGTTTCCATAGTATTGTGTGTACTATGCTTAGGTAGGCAATGTATGGCAGGATGTGTGGTGCCCAAATAAGGAATGTATATCCTGGCACGTGACTCCTTTGTACGGGGACCCTACAAAAGGAGAACTCAAATGTTGAACGAGGCCGAACCTCGTGGTGAAGACTTTTcgatgttatgttatgtttgtaAGATTACTTTTTGATGATTTGTTATTAAACCGAAGCCATGTGTTATGGTGATTCAATCTACCTCTTTTAACAAGTCTCTGTGTGAAGTAATTGCAAATATAATTATTGGTTCAACCTGAATGAAAATCCATCGATCTAGCCCAGTGACCGAACTTCTGAGTTCAACCGGACACCGCCCTGTAGGACGACTCCTGACAGCGCACGTCATCTGTAGGTGAGATGCTCTTTTCAATGCCAATGTGGGGTTTCATAATACCAATGGGTATTTTGAGGGATTAGAGTGTTTAAACTAGAGATCGTGGGAGCTGTTATGTTGTGGAGACGGCCAGGCGGTCTATAAAATTACGACAATGTCGAAAAGCTGACcgttttgtcgtccagggtcacaaataagcTTTAAAGGAactttaaaagaactttaaaaataaaacaaacattatgtgcaATCTTACCAACCTTAAGTAAGCATCAcatatcattttttacagtgtgtttaattacagattattttgaaatttttcatacatttgtatgtaatttaagAAAACAGACGTAATTTTTCTGTATAAAAATGTGCAGTACTCTAAATGTCACAATACgtaaaataacagttgttaATTTACGGATATTGTTTGTAATATTGGAGAGATTTGAGaacaatgtcaaataaaaatcacaGTAACTTTCCTTAAAACAGTGTATAGACGCATCACAAAAAGCAAAGTACGCATCTTAGGATGTTAAACAATCTCTCTGCTTCAATGAAAGGTTAATCACACattgataaaaacatttttatcataacATTTGATTTCATTGTTGCCTATGATAGTACAGAAACCGTCAATCACTAAAGAACTGGTAAAGAAATGATACTCATTCTGCATCTGAGTACAGAACACATCATTAGCACGCTTCACTTTGTCGGGTGTGTTGAGATACTTGTTCAGCAGAGGTTTGTACTTCTCAGGATGGCAGTACATATTGCTTTCTTTCCAGGTGTAGTAGGGACTGTTTTGAGGAATACTCATTTTATTAGCCAACCACACCCAGAGTCTAGTGCAGGGCAGAAGAGCTACGATGAAATCCAATGGATCCTTCATAAATGTTCTGTAATCTGAAAGATACTTCTCCATAGCTGGAGTTTCTTTGATGGCAAGGTTTTGATCCTGGAAGAGGGAGTAAATCACATCACATCATGACTTTCATGACTCTAGGAATGTGTTGCTTAAGAACTGTACACATaatccttaaaggaatagtttagcttcaaaataaaaattctgtcatcatttactcaccctgttgtcattttaaatgcgtgtgattttctttcttttgcacaaaacaaaagaagatattttgaagaatgttagtaaccaaaaactgttggtccccattgacttctattgtatggacacaaaaccagtgcaagtcaatgaggaccaacatttttcaaaatatcttcttttgtgttctgcagaagaaagaaatgcatacaggtttgaaatgacaacagggtaaATGTCAATGATGTATGGTAATTCTTACTTTGAAAAAATACTGCTGGATCATTGAGTCGGCGAAAGTCTTGTAACTTTGATATCTTCCATTTAGGAAATCTCTGACGTCCTCAGGCTCTGTAACTCTTTCACTCATTTCCCTCAACATCTCAGTCACTTTTACTAAATAGTTGATGTCCTGTAAGGTGAAGTTGATGTATTTCTCCGCCTGCAGCGTGCCACTCTCCATTTCTCTCAGGAATTCTGACCCATAGGTATCATAGGCAATCCCTATATTGTTTTTCCAGAGTAATTCATACACATCATCCACTAATATATTTTCCAAACTGCTACTGGTGCAGCTGCGGGGTGTGTAAGCAAATGTTATTGACAAGTCAACATTTAATCTGTATTTTAGGACCATATAATAACAGCTTTGTTATATAATCTGTAGCTGTATATAAAATGTGAGTAAAATTGCCTGCATCATGAAAGTGGTTACGTTAAAGGCTTACCTGGAATATAggagacaaaaacacacaagagccACAGTCCTCATGTTTCTGGGATCCCGATGTGCACTTGTCGGAAACTCTTTTGTCTAATCTAAGAACTAAACCCTTTCTCTATATGATCCAGCATTATATACACTTGTTTAGTGTGACGTTAAGAATTGTGCAATAGGTGTTGATGGTCATGTGACTGACTTTTACAGTGATTATTTCCTGTTAAACCAGAAATGTACAGATGGATAATGTTTACTCACATTTTATATACAGCTACAAATTATATAACAAAGCTGTTATTATATGGTCCTAAAATACAGATTAAATGTTGACTTGTCAATAACACCCTGCAGCTGCAACAGAAGCAGTTTGGAAAATGTGTGTAATAAAAccacttaaagtgatacttcacccaaaagtgaaaattctgtcatcatttattcaccttcgagttgttccaaatctgtattaatgtctttgttctgatgaacacagagaaagatatttggaaaaatgcttataaccaaacagatctcaacagaTGTGGAACAACTGAAAGAATAATGGTgacaagattttcatttttgggtgaagtatcactttaatgcgGAGAATTCATTTCAGAagctaaaatgtaaaacagttgAATTTATTTATCGAGACGCACAGTGATTTAAAAAGAACATTGAATTACAGAAAAGAGATCTGTTAATCATCTGATGACTGCAGGTTTGTGCACTGTGACCAAGTGGTTAATGTTGTCATTTGCAAGCTTGTGTTTAAGCTTATATGTTTCAGTTGTAAATACGTTTAGTAAAATAAGCAAATGATGAGCTTTGGATAACACAACATGTGTAAAGAAATCAAGCCGACCTCTGATAAAACCCTAATAACGCGTTCCCTCAAATGAACAAAAAGTTCACTTAACTCAATGCTCATATCGattgaataataatataataaccaaaaataaacatcagttCTTTTTCGCTGACCATGCAGATATAAAATCTATACATTCAGATGCAAAGGTTTATGGCTATTCTTCATTGCATTTTGAACAAATGAATTTTTAAGCTCATGGATTTTGTAGGCTAACAAGCTAAAAGAATGTTTCATTAAAGCATCGACACTACAGTGCTTGACATGTATTTGAAATGactgttaaagaaatataatGTTACATGTAGtcactgtatgtgtgtgaaagtcATCAGATTCCAGCAGATTTCCTCAGAAACCAACTGTTGAAATGATTCAACGAACTGACGTGTGAACGTGTTCTGTCAGTAAAATAAAGAGCATGTGGGTGTTGATGAGCATGTGTGTGCAGGACTATAGTTGTTTATCTATTCTAAATCACATTCTTGGCTTGTTATTCACACAGCATGTGAATGTAAAATGTCCTATAGGTTCAACTCAATTAAACAGGTCCAGAAAGCAATGTTGTATAGAACAAGGTCCACAAAgctaaacaaaaactttttacAGGTTTATACATATACTGCACAAACTGGTTTCAGTTTCTTGATTTTTTAAGTATCAAGTATTATTAAGTTATTTCTCAGGTGCATAAAAAAAAAGTACACCAATAATGTCTCACCACACAATTCTCTTGCTCTCATCTGATCACCCACACCTAAAACGTTCTATCTGTGAATTAATTCAACaattttcttcaaaaaaatTGACACTTAAAAATAGAAGAAAATTGTTTTTgcagtaaataaaaaactggCAGCTGTATATTTTCCTATATTAACTATAAACCTTGTATCCTTTAATAAACTGTTAAAACCGGTGGGCAAAACTGATGACCAGATGTTTCGCTTCTGAAAGTGATTACAATTTTACATTGATGTGACACTTTAGGACTGTAAATTTACAGTGAATCACGGAAATGTCCCAAACTGTCATGCGGGCAAATGTCAAACAGTTGGACATGTGAGCACATGAGAGATTTCTGTGTAAGTCGTACAAAAGCTGGTCAAGACTCAAGATAAGAATCTAACAGAAAATCTTCTAGACAGAACAATTTACACTAATCTCCTTATCTTGAtgaaaaacacatacagtataacctTTACAGTTATATATGAGAGCAAAGCATGCTGAGAATCCAATCATACCTGTAGTTTCAATTAAGCTGAAATGATTCATGTTATCTCAACACATGTAAATCAATTCCAAAGTCAACTGTTTATCTTCATTTGGTAATCTGAGTGAACAGTGAAACGACAAAAAACCTGCAATT contains:
- the LOC130548184 gene encoding uncharacterized protein LOC130548184, which encodes MRTVALVCFCLLYSSCTSSSLENILVDDVYELLWKNNIGIAYDTYGSEFLREMESGTLQAEKYINFTLQDINYLVKVTEMLREMSERVTEPEDVRDFLNGRYQSYKTFADSMIQQYFFKDQNLAIKETPAMEKYLSDYRTFMKDPLDFIVALLPCTRLWVWLANKMSIPQNSPYYTWKESNMYCHPEKYKPLLNKYLNTPDKVKRANDVFCTQMQNEYHFFTSSLVIDGFCTIIGNNEIKCYDKNVFINV